Proteins encoded within one genomic window of Anopheles gambiae chromosome 3, idAnoGambNW_F1_1, whole genome shotgun sequence:
- the LOC1278973 gene encoding exosome RNA helicase MTR4, whose amino-acid sequence MSNVDDLFSVFDEQNDDDNGPVPVVEPASSAPAKQPSNDAATSKKRESTTAAPKRELEVVDVLSDEEQVAKKAKVESILDDINLDNIESRIKVHTIQSPEACTHEVAVYPDQKYMPLAPATGKPAKEYAFVLDPFQKEAILCIENNQSVLVSAHTSAGKTVVAEYAIAKSLADKQRVIYTTPIKALSNQKYREFHEEFKDVGLVTGDVTINPSASCLIMTTEILRNMLYRGSEIMREVGWVIFDEIHYMRDKERGVVWEETLILLPDNVHYVFLSATIPNARQFAEWVCHLHKQPCHVVYTDYRPTPLQHYLFPAGGDGIHLVVDERGQFKEDNFNTAMNVLQTAGEAAKGDQKGRKGGLKASNAGETNIFKIVKMIMERSFAPVIIFSFSKKDCEVYAMQMAKLDFNSSTEKKLVDEVFNNAMDVLTEEDRQLPQVENVLPLLRRGIGIHHGGLLPILKETIEILFGEGLIKALFATETFAMGLNMPARTVLFTSPRKFDGKDFRWVTSGEYIQMSGRAGRRGLDDKGIVILMIDEAVSPAVGKDIVQGRADPINSAFHLTYNMVLNLLRVEEINPEYMLERSFFQFQNQSSIPEIYKRVQKKQKQLLAVEIKDEQSIISYHHVREQLDRLGQEFREYITRPVYLVPFLQPGRMIKIQSDAGEFEWGIIVNFKKENADSKQNPLKTEQKVVIDVLLHVADGFEKEGIPKPCPPGKRGSVEVVPVLHKLVSRISSLRVYYPNDLRPADNRRSVLKTIEEVKKRFPQGPPLLNPITDMHIKEKEFQGIVDMIDKFEKRLFAHPLHESAGLERLYAQYMSKLELEKELRNEKNALREARSLLQMSELKHRKRVLRRLGYCTAADVIEFKGRVACELSCADELLITEMVFNGTFTDLTPSQSCALLSCFVCDEKSSEMPAATHELSGPLRQMQDLARRIAKVSNECKVEVDEERYVESFKPFLMDVVLCWCKGASFAQLCKMTDIFEGSIIRCMRRLEELLRQMVQASKTIGNTDLENKFSEAIRLLKRDIVFAASLYL is encoded by the exons ATGTCGAATGTGGACGATTTGTTCAGTGTGTTTGACGAGcagaacgacgacgacaatgGGCCCGTGCCGGTGGTCGAACCAGCGTCCTCGGCACCGGCCAAGCAGCCAAGCAACGATGCGGCGACCAGCAAGAAAAG AGAGTCAACAACTGCAGCTCCTAAGCGTGAGCTAGAGGTGGTGGATGTGCTGAGCGACGAGGAACAGGTGGCGAAAAAGGCAAAGGTGGAATCGATACTGGACGATATCAA CTTGGACAACATTGAAAGTCGCATCAAGGTACACACGATACAGTCGCCGGAGGCATGCACACACGAGGTGGCCGTTTACCCGGACCAGAAGTACATGCCGCTCGCACCGGCCACCGGTAAACCGGCGAAAGAGTACGCCTTCGTGCTGGATCCGTTCCAGAAGGAAGCGATCCTGTGCATCGAGAACAATCAGTCCGTGCTGGTGTCGGCCCACACGTCCGCCGGCAAGACGGTGGTGGCCGAGTACGCGATCGCGAAATCGCTCGCGGACAAGCAGCGCGTCATCTACACCACCCCGATTAAGGCCCTTTCCAACCAAAAGTATCGCGAGTTTCACGAAGAGTTCAAGGACGTCGGTCTGGTGACGGGCGACGTGACGATCAATCCGAGCGCCTCGTGCCTGATCATGACGACGGAAATTCTGCGCAACATGCTGTACCGTGGGTCGGAGATTATGCGCGAGGTCGGTTGGGTGATATTCGACGAAATCCATTACATGCGCGACAAAGAGCGGGGCGTGGTGTGGGAGGAAACGCTGATCCTGCTGCCGGACAATGTGCATTACGTGTTTCTGTCCGCCACGATACCGAATGCGCGCCAGTTCGCCGAGTGGGTGTGCCATCTGCACAAGCAGCCGTGCCACGTGGTGTACACGGACTATCGGCCGACGCCGCTGCAGCACTACCTGTTTCCGGCCGGTGGCGACGGGATACACCTGGTGGTGGACGAGCGGGGCCAGTTTAAGGAGGACAACTTTAACACGGCAATGAATGTGCTGCAAACGGCGGGCGAAGCGGCCAAGGGTGACCAGAAGGGCAGGAAGGGTGGCCTGAAGGCTTCGAATGCGGGTGAAACGAACATCTTCAAGATTGTGAAGATGATCATGGAGCGCAGCTTTGCGCCGGTCATCATATTCTCGTTCAGCAAGAAGGACTGCGAGGTGTACGCGATGCAGATGGCCAAGCTGGACTTTAACTCGAGCACGGAGAAGAAGCTGGTGGACGAGGTGTTTAACAACGCGATGGACGTGCTGACGGAGGAGGATCGTCAGCTACCGCAGGTGGAGAATGTGCTGCCACTGTTGCGCCGCGGCATCGGCATCCATCACGGTGGATTGTTGCCCATACTGAAGGAAACGATTGAAATCCTGTTTGGCGAAGGGTTGATAAAGGCACTGTTTGCGACGGAAACGTTCGCGATGGGGCTGAACATGCCGGCCCGCACGGTGCTGTTCACTAGCCCGCGCAAGTTCGACGGCAAGGACTTCCGCTGGGTGACGTCGGGCGAGTACATCCAGATGTCGGGCCGGGCGGGACGACGCGGCCTGGACGACAAGGGTATCGTCATCTTGATGATCGACGAGGCCGTGTCGCCCGCGGTCGGCAAGGACATTGTGCAGGGCCGGGCGGATCCGATCAATTCCGCGTTCCACCTGACGTACAACATGGTGCTGAACTTGCTGCGCGTGGAAGAGATCAACCCGGAGTACATGCTGGAACGGTCGTTCTTCCAGTTTCAGAACCAATCGTCCATACCGGAAATTTACAAGCGCGTGCAGAAGAAACAGAAGCAACTGCTGGCGGTAGAGATCAAGGACGAGCAGTCGATCATCTCGTACCACCACGTGCGGGAGCAGCTCGATCGGCTGGGGCAGGAGTTCCGCGAGTACATCACGCGGCCGGTCTATTTGGTGCCGTTCCTGCAGCCGGGCCGCATGATAAAGATTCAATCGGACGCGGGAGAGTTCGAGTGGGGCATCATCGTGAACTTTAAGAAGGAGAACGCCGACTCGAAGCAGAATCCACTCAAGACGGAGCAGAAGGTGGTGATCGATGTGTTGCTGCACGTGGCCGACGGGTTCGAGAAGGAGGGCATCCCGAAACCGTGCCCACCGGGCAAGCGCGGCTCGGTCGAGGTCGTTCCGGTGCTGCACAAGCTCGTGTCGCGCATTAGCTCGCTGCGCGTTTACTACCCGAACGATCTGCGCCCGGCGGACAATCGCCGCTCGGTGCTGAAAACGATCGAGGAGGTGAAGAAGCGTTTCCCGCAGGGTCCGCCACTGCTGAACCCGATCACCGATATGCACATCAAGGAGAAGGAGTTCCAGGGCATAGTGGACATGATCGACAAGTTCGAGAAGCGCCTGTTCGCTCACCCGCTGCACGAGTCGGCCGGGCTCGAGCGGCTGTACGCGCAGTACATGAGCAAGCTGGAGCTGGAGAAGGAGCTGCGCAACGAGAAGAATGCGCTGCGTGAAGCGCGCAGCCTGCTGCAGATGAGCGAGCTGAAGCACCGGAAGCGGGTGCTGCGACGATTGGGCTACTGTACGGCGGCGGACGTGATCGAGTTCAAGGGGCGCGTTGCGTGCGAGCTGAGCTGCGCGGACGAGCTGCTCATCACCGAGATGGTGTTTAACGGTACGTTTACCGACCTGACGCCGTCGCAATCGTGCGCCCTGCTGAGCTGCTTCGTGTGTGATGAGAAGAGCAGCGAAATGCCGGCCGCGACCCACGAGCTGTCCGGTCCGCTGCGGCAGATGCAGGATCTGGCGCGGCGCATTGCGAAGGTGTCGAACGAGTGCAAGGTGGAGGTGGACGAGGAGCGCTACGTGGAGTCGTTCAAACCGTTCCTGATGGATGTGGTACTGTGCTGGTGCAAGGGCGCCTCGTTCGCGCAGCTCTGCAAGATGACGGACATCTTCGAGGGCTCCATCATTCGCTGTATGCGCCGgctggaggagctgctgcGCCAGATGGTGCAGGCGTCGAAAACGATCGGCAACACGGATCTGGAGAATAAGTTCTCCGAAGCGATCCGGTTGCTGAAGCGTGATATCGTGTTTGCTGCCTCGCTCTACTTGTAG